From a single Lolium rigidum isolate FL_2022 chromosome 7, APGP_CSIRO_Lrig_0.1, whole genome shotgun sequence genomic region:
- the LOC124678088 gene encoding STOREKEEPER protein-like yields the protein MARKKGRVPSPPPPTPPREESSSDQDDEEEATPAAQKAPQNPKPLSTGDSSDGGEDESDDSETDAGAYQFRQAARSPGKPLESDADEGDGSSSDSPEPVQTKPARKSGKKRQAAESIPSGVKPKKAKADAAPLSRKPPSEPNSTSKGKKLSKEKAVPDRSPSKTAGRRWTIEDEIKVLEALVSHTKANGTQPSAVQLIAAVGDSLERKTCTKTEMYEKVRHLKQRHEKAATTGTLPDNDDDLHKFNLSEAVWGESAKEVAAAPISQNDAATSMSNKGQTNKEKKGGTAKEATSTVNENVGTVTKEKLDGATKGRLSNKAANTDTPVKSKKRGNHKEDLEGDAKTKETTNTATQNGNTLVRSKSGKSDKEENDGDADSLGPKEATAVTQNGESHEDKMDIDPNVKNMRREFDQLQNLYPNLASYVESIQAQHPCGETLKRAFEFIADDKACALESKIKKQRVIEMKTEIRRADTKKEVTNIFIGLLD from the coding sequence ATGGCCCGCAAGAAGGGCCGCgtgccgtcgccgccaccgccgacgcctCCGCGGGAGGAGTCCAGCTCCGACCAAGACGATGAGGAGGAAGCCACCCCCGCAGCCCAAAAGGccccacaaaaccctaaaccccttTCCACCGGCGATTCATCGGATGGAGGCGAGGATGAGTCCGACGACTCGGAAACCGACGCCGGTGCCTACCAGTTCCGTCAGGCCGCCCGCTCCCCCGGCAAGCCCTTGGAATCTGACGCCGATGAGGGGGACGGCAGCTCGTCGGATAGCCCGGAGCCCGTCCAGACCAAGCCGGCAAGGAAGTCCGGGAAGAAGAGGCAGGCCGCTGAGTCCATTCCGTCTGGTGTCAAGCCGAAGAAAGCCAAGGCCGATGCGGCTCCTCTGTCTCGCAAGCCGCCTTCTGAGCCCAATTCCACCAGCAAGGGCAAGAAGCTTTCCAAGGAAAAGGCTGTGCCGGATCGCTCCCCGTCCAAGACCGCAGGAAGACGCTGGACAATTGAGGACGAGATCAAGGTCCTGGAAGCTCTTGTCAGCCACACCAAGGCTAATGGCACACAGCCTAGTGCTGTTCAACTTATTGCTGCTGTTGGTGACAGCCTTGAAAGaaagacctgtaccaagacagaaATGTATGAGAAGGTGCGGCATCTTAAGCAGCGACATGAGAAAGCGGCCACTACAGGCACCCTGCCAGATAATGATGATGACCTCCACAAGTTCAACCTCTCGGAGGCAGTCTGGGGAGAAAGTGCAAAGGAGGTTGCTGCAGCCCCCATATCTCAAAATGATGCTGCTACCTCAATGAGCAACAAGGGGCAGACTAACAAAGAGAAAAAGGGTGGTACAGCAAAGGAAGCCACCAGCACCGTGAATGAAAATGTCGGAACTGTCACCAAAGAGAAGCTAGATGGAGCTACCAAGGGCAGGTTATCAAACAAGGCTGCCAATACTGATACTCCTGTTAAGAGTAAGAAACGGGGAAACCATAAGGAGGACCTAGAAGGCGATGCAAAAACAAAGGAGACCACCAATACTGCCACTCAAAACGGCAACACGTTGGTTAGGAGCAAGAGTGGTAAGTCTGACAAAGAGGAAAATGATGGAGATGCGGATAGCCTTGGACCAAAGGAGGCCACGGCGGTCACTCAAAATGGGGAGAGTCATGAAGACAAAATGGATATAGATCCTAATGTGAAAAACATGCGAAGAGAGTTCGATCAATTACAGAATTTGTACCCCAACCTTGCCTCTTATGTGGAGAGCATCCAGGCCCAGCATCCATGTGGGGAGACACTGAAAAGAGCATTTGAGTTCATTGCTGACGACAAGGCTTGTGCTTTGGAATCCAAGATCAAGAAACAAAGAGTAATTGAGATGAAGACGGAGATTCGCCGAGCCGACACTAAGAAGGAGGTGACCAACATATTCATAGGATTGCTGGACTAA